In one Vicia villosa cultivar HV-30 ecotype Madison, WI unplaced genomic scaffold, Vvil1.0 ctg.000464F_1_1_1, whole genome shotgun sequence genomic region, the following are encoded:
- the LOC131628567 gene encoding uncharacterized protein LOC131628567: MLREWKPDFDLKRDMLRTLPIWVKLPKLPLHLWGAKSLSKIGSAIGVPLVTDECTANKLRVSYARIFVEIDITKEMPKEIAIKDCEGRKLLQPVEYEWKPLYCERCKSIGHKCKEYVKKQWKPKIVPLAQNTIPEQVKDADDADRRKGKEICKETVVEQEDNSWTTIGSASKDKGKRVITNSLIDINCANGFEALGVLNDSIKTLDRGPC; the protein is encoded by the coding sequence ATGCTGAGAGAATGGAAGCCAGACTTTGACCTAAAAAGGGACATGCTCAGAACTCTACCAATTTGGGTGAAACTGCCTAAGTTGCCTCTGCACCTATGGGGAGCTAAGAGCCTTAGCAAGATAGGGAGTGCTATAGGGGTGCCCCTGGTTACAGATGAGTGCACGGCTAACAAATTGAGGGTCTCTTATGCACGAATCTTTGTTGAGATTGATATCACAAAGGAGATGCCAAAAGAAATAGCAATCAAGGATTGTGAAGGGAGAAAGCTGCTACAACCAGTCGAATATGAATGGAAGCCTTTGTATTGTGAGAGATGCAAAAGCATTGGACACAAATGCAAAGAGTATGTCAAGAAACAATGGAAACCAAAAATAGTGCCACTAGCTCAGAACACTATCCCAGAGCAGGTCAAGGATGCAGATGATGCTGACAGAAGGAAGGGGAAGGAGATATGCAAGGAAACTGTGGTGGAACAAGAGGACAACAGTTGGACTACCATTGGATCAGCTTCAAAGGATAAAGGTAAGAGAGTCATTACTAATTCTCTGATAGATATCAATTGTGCTAATGGTTTTGAGGCTCTTGGGGTTTTGAATGACTCCATAAAGACCTTGGATAGGGGACCATGTTGA